In one Vulgatibacter incomptus genomic region, the following are encoded:
- a CDS encoding HAD hydrolase-like protein → MMNVPAGAPPYGLAIFDFDGTLADSMSRFGEHVNRAADRFRFGRIDDERLERFRDLEARAIVSELGVPLWKLPMIATFMRSLSASEPSPLFAGVPELLRHLRARSVVVAIVSSNSEQNVRRALGPPLTDAIACFECGVSIFGKASRLRRVVRRIAIPPERAIYVGDELRDADAARAARIAFGAVTWGYNREEALRARSPSHVFSSFDEIARRVAGAEA, encoded by the coding sequence ATGATGAACGTCCCTGCCGGGGCTCCGCCCTACGGTCTGGCGATCTTCGACTTCGACGGCACGCTCGCCGACTCGATGTCCCGCTTCGGAGAGCACGTGAACCGCGCCGCCGACCGGTTCCGCTTCGGCCGGATCGACGACGAGCGCCTCGAGCGCTTCCGGGACCTCGAGGCCCGCGCCATCGTGAGCGAGCTCGGCGTCCCCCTGTGGAAGTTGCCGATGATCGCCACCTTCATGCGATCGCTCTCGGCGAGCGAGCCCTCCCCGCTCTTCGCCGGCGTGCCGGAGCTCCTGCGACACCTCCGTGCCCGCAGCGTGGTCGTCGCGATTGTGAGCTCGAACTCCGAGCAGAACGTCCGACGGGCCCTCGGCCCGCCGCTGACGGACGCGATCGCCTGCTTCGAATGCGGAGTCTCGATCTTCGGCAAGGCCTCGAGGCTGCGGAGGGTCGTCCGGAGGATTGCCATTCCCCCGGAGCGAGCCATCTACGTGGGCGACGAGCTCCGCGACGCCGACGCGGCCCGCGCCGCGCGCATCGCATTCGGCGCGGTCACGTGGGGCTACAACCGGGAGGAGGCGCTGCGCGCCCGCTCCCCCAGCCACGTCTTCTCCAGCTTCGACGAGATCGCGCGCCGGGTGGCCGGCGCGGAAGCCTGA